A part of Pectinatus sottacetonis genomic DNA contains:
- the rpsU gene encoding 30S ribosomal protein S21, with protein MSEVKVGKNETIDSALRRFKRTCQKAGTLAEVRKREHYEKPSVKRKKKSEAARKRRYKA; from the coding sequence ATGTCAGAAGTTAAAGTTGGAAAAAACGAAACAATTGATAGTGCGCTTCGTCGGTTTAAACGTACTTGTCAAAAGGCTGGTACCCTCGCTGAAGTAAGAAAACGTGAGCATTATGAAAAACCTAGCGTAAAACGTAAGAAAAAATCTGAAGCTGCTCGCAAACGCAGATATAAAGCTTAA